The Juglans regia cultivar Chandler chromosome 10, Walnut 2.0, whole genome shotgun sequence genome includes the window TAAGATGTGATTCTTTTCTGAAGCCCAAGATTTCCAGGTCACGACGtgaatttatattatcttttgttttgccAGGAGTGTCCATTAAAGTGCCCAATATGCTCTCGGAAATATTCTTCTCgatatgcataacatctagattatgtTGAAGTTGCAACATGGACCAATAAGGTAGCTTGAAGAAGATGCTTTTCTTTGTCCAGTTCAACTCTTCTGCTGTGCGTTTTCTCTTCCTACAAGATTTTCCAAATTGGACATCTCCAAGCATTTGTAGTTGAGTTAAGAGATCCGCTCCTTCGACCAAATTTGGTGGCATGTGATGATCTTCTCTACCGTTGAATAACCCTTTTCTCGTCTGCCAAATGTGACCTGCCAGTAAGAGACATCGATGTCCCATATAACATTGTTTTCTACCATACTTCAACCAATTGGAATTTGTGCTTGAATTGCAAGAGGGACATGCCAATTTCCCTTTTGTTGACCACCCAGAAAGATTCCCATAAGCAGAGAAGTCattgattgtccacaataaAGCAGCATGCAACATGAACATTTCCTTAGTGGAAGCATCATATGTAGGTACCCCATGTTCCCAAAGTTCAAGCAACTCATCAATTAATGGCTGCAAATAAACGTCAATGTCATTCCCTGGTGCTTTTGGGCCAGGGATAATGAGGGATGTCATGAAGAGctggtctttcatgcataaccacggCGGCAAGTTATACGAGACAAGaatcactggccaaatgctataaGGCTTAGCCAAATTGTTGAAGGGATTGAAGCCGTCACTTGCCAAACCGAGCCTAACATTACAAGCATCCCTAGCAAACCAACAATGGGCTTCATCAAATGTCTTCCAGGACTCAGAGTCAGCAGGATGTCTCATACTAGTCTCATCGGGTACCCATTGCTccttatgccatctcatatcaccTGTTATCTTGCTTGTGACAAAGAAACGCTGCAATCTTGGCTTCAAAAGAAAATGCCGAAGCACTTTTTGAGGGATCACTTTGGACCTGTGTGTATTTGGCATCCACTGCGAAGCCTTACATATAGGGCACTCGTTAagattagcattttccttccagaATAAGATGCAGTCGTTTGGACATGCATGAATTTTGTGGTACTTGAAACCCAAACCTCTCTCCAATGACCTTGCCTCCTCATATGAACTAGGCAATTTAGCATCAGGAAAGGCAGACCGCAGAAGGCTTATGAGCATATCAAAAGACTTGATTGACCACCCACCGAGTGTTTtaatgtgtaacaacttcacaacAAATGAGAGCTTCGAGAATTTAGTGCAGCCGTCAAAAAGAGGACGTCAGGCATCCTCTAATAGTTGGTCAAAAGTTGAGTTTGGGGGGGGTTGTGGTATTGATGGCTGAGTTGGCGATGTAGTGTTGTCTTGAGGAGCATCTCTGAATGTGCCTGCCCGTATGTCATCTAACATAAggtccatgtcatcaatgtaCTCGTCACCGACTCCAACCCTAGAATTTATGTCGTCGTCAATGATGGGAAgtgtttcctcctccccatgaaatatctacTAGGTgtaatttggattgatcccttttatgaacaagtgagtctccacctcaaatataggcAAGAAGAGGTTATTACAGCATATACGGCAAGGACACTGAATGCAATCACTTCCCATGGAATGGTTTCGTGCCATTGTGAGGAAATTCTTAACCCCTTCAGCATATGCAGGTGTACAAGTCTATCACCCAaattcatccaacttttgtccatcttgcatataaaaaaatgagtcgTCAAATTCTTTATTTGACTCCGTGAACAATGATATGAGAGGTTATTGGAGATGTTCTATGTACATATGGGATAAGAAAGTGTAAAGAGGGATTTATGAGGTGCAAAAAAATCGCCTATTTGCTGAGATTTATTCGCATACTTGAAAGGCAAGGTGCACAGCTGCCAGTAACATATACTTGTCGTTGAAGTActagaaaaaatcaaaagagtAAACCTATACTTCCACACAGCAAAAAAACAGCTATAAACTTGTCATGCTTAACACAACATAGATGTGACTGGAAATGCTATAATAGTTTTCAGCAATTGATTGAACTCATCATGGTTGAACATGACATCATAGGGAACAAATTTATTGCATACTATGAAGAATATCCAACTTGGCTTACTAATTGCTCAAGTTAATGAGCATTTTAAGGAACCAATATTCCTTTCAGCCTTGAATTTAAAAGATGACCGAGAAAGGAATGTGAAAGAGTATGTAAGAGAATGATCATAATCAGTACCATGCAGGCACGTACAAATAAGTGGCAGGGGCTGTGTGGGCTTTTCCTTTCAAGTGCTTGTAAAGGAACTAATTAAAGAATTTTCTCATGGTGACTTGGTATCACCAACTAATACTTGGTCGTTGAGTATTAATAATTAGCtactttctcctctctctctatgGTTTCCAGAGTAAAATTGTTATTCGTTTGAATTGATCATAGCCATCCTAGCCatcaatactaataataattatcttttctatttaatgaCAAGGGgtgttttatttgtagttatgaacaatatataataggttGCAATGCAAGAGAGACAGACTTGTATATAGGAccacaaattttataataaatatttaggactcgtttggatgttaaaatgagataaaatataaaataaacaaataatataaatagtaataaaatgatatgtgcATGAGTAATAGTAGAATAAtatgaattaagatatttaatGAGGTTTtaagaaaggaaagagaaaattttgaaagaaccatattatttagaatattgttagaatataatttttgttttgagatttgaaaaaattgactaattgtttttttcaataGCCGAAAAAGTTGTGATAGgtatgtaatgattagataaaaaattctGGTGATTGAAAGTTAAAGCTGTTTGTAGTTTAgtgatgtttgaatgttgagaaaGATGTAATAAGAAGAGATAAATTGAGAGgagatttatcatctcatctcaacattcaattGGTATCTACTCCCATGGTGTGATgagttcaaaaaagaaaagtaactttcatattatatatatatatatatatatcgcatataatataatatttaaatgaatagttatttaaaatatgtcacattacgtGGTTAATTAATggagataataaaatttaggataaagcacatattttcttaaataaaaagacACTAAAAGATATTCTGTGACAATTGGCCGCaataaaataatcatgcatGGTTTGCCATAATTAAGGAAATCTGAATCCGTGGTTCCCATTAGAGAACTTAGCTTGTTTTGTATAAAAACATCCAAGGTAAGCACCCGCTATGAGTGCTACATAtggctattttatatatatatatatatatatatatatatataaataaatatatatatctatagtaTATGCTTGTCctgattattatttatcaaagcTTAATAATTAGGTACTGCCAGACACCAATTACTATAAATATTTTGCTTAAGATGAATGtaattaattgattaaaatattataattatctaTGTCAATACTAGATTCTCTTATCTCATACATCTAAGGTACACACACGTACACATatctacatacatacatatagatTTGTCCAATAGATCGG containing:
- the LOC118349667 gene encoding uncharacterized protein LOC118349667, yielding MLISLLRSAFPDAKLPSSYEEARSLERGLGFKYHKIHACPNDCILFWKENANLNECPICKASQWMPNTHRSKVIPQKVLRHFLLKPRLQRFFVTSKITGDMRWHKEQWVPDETSMRHPADSESWKTFDEAHCWFARDACNVRLGLASDGFNPFNNLAKPYSIWPVILVSYNLPPWLCMKDQLFMTSLIIPGPKAPGNDIDVYLQPLIDELLELWEHGVPTYDASTKEMFMLHAALLWTINDFSAYGNLSGWSTKGKLACPSCNSSTNSNWLKYGRKQCYMGHRCLLLAGHIWQTRKGLFNGREDHHMPPNLVEGADLLTQLQMLGDVQFGKSCRKRKRTAEELNWTKKSIFFKLPYWSMLQLQHNLDVMHIEKNISESILGTLMDTPGKTKDNINSRRDLEILGFRKESHLKREGGRVTMPHALYTLHGNERNKFCEWLAEVKFPDGFAANIMHCVFVRHCIIFGLKSHDHHVFLQRLLPIAVGGLLRSDIALALTELSSFFKELCARTLDVTRLS